The genomic region CCTGTGCGTGGCGCACTTCGTAGCGCAACAACTCAAAACCGCCGTGATCCCGCGGCCCCGCCCATCTCAGCGTCACCTGGGCATTGCGCGACGTGGCGGACACGGTCTGAGGCGCGGCCGGCGCCGCCTTGCCCGTCCTCCATTTTCTATGCGAAGTCACCCCTGGTCCCCGAGTGTTGACCGGCCGCACCTCGAAGGCGTACAGCGTTTCGCTGACCAGGTCGGTCACGGTGTGTTCCGTAGCGAGACCTACCGATTTCCATGGCACATTCACGAGGCTGCTGCCCTGCCCGTGCCGCACTTCGTAGTGTGACAGCGCGAAGCCACCGTTCGCCACCGGCGCCTTCCATGTCTGCGTCACTTGGCGATTGCCCGGCGTAAGGCGGACGTCCCGGAGAGGGGTGGGCATGCCCGGGATCGCTAGGACCCGCACCACCGGTCCGGCTCCCCGATCGTTCACGGCCCGCATCTCGATGAGGTAAGGCCTGCCGTTGTGCAAGAATCGAAGTGGCACCGTCATTCCTGTGCGACGAAAGAATGCTGCCCAAACCCAGGGAACGTTCTCGTGCAGGCCTCGGCCTGAGAGCTTGCCATGACGCCATTCGAGGTGGGCAAAGGAGCCGCCGTCGTCCTCCGGCGGCTCCATGGTCACCGTCACCATGCCATCGCCCGGCGTGGCGGACACGTCCCGAGGAGCGGTCGGCACAGTCGCCAACGGCGTCGCTCGGACCCTCGCCGCCGGCCCGGCTCCCCGAGCGTTCACGGCCCGCACCTCGAAGGTGTGCAGCTTGCCATCGGAGAGGTTGCGAACCGTGTGCGTCGTAGCGAGACCCACCGGTATCCACTGGGGCCAACGCCGGTTCAAGATAGCGTCACAACCCGAACCATGTGGCCAGCAGGAATCAAGGGGTCCCCACAAAGGATCGGTAACAGTCCTGCCCAGGGCGCGGCGTACTTCGTAGCGCAAAACTGCGGAACCGCCGTTCACTGTCGGCGCTTGCCATTCCAACGTCACTTGGCGGTTGCCCGCCGTGGCGGACAGGTACAAAGGAGCGACCGGCACACCCGGTGTCACTTGGATTTCCACCGCCGGCCCGGCTCCGTGAGTGTTCACGGCCCGCACCTCGAAAGTGTGCAACACGTTGATGGGCAGGTGAACGATGTACGTAACGGCGTGTGTCCTGCGTGTCGTGCCGAGACTCACCGGTACCGGTGTCCACGGTGCATTGTCGGGGACGCTCTCGCCCTGAGCGTGACGCACTTCGTAGCGCAACAGATCAAAACCGCCGTGGTCCCGCGGCCCCGCCCATCTCAGCCTCACCTGGGTGTTGAGCGACGTGGCGGATACGCTCTGAGGCGCGGTCGGCACCGTCCGCTGGGCTTGGACCGGCAGCGCTTCCGCAAGGACTGCCAGCAGAAACAGGAAGACCGCCACCGATGCACGGACGAGACACGCGTTGCCGTTGGGGATGTGCGTGCCCGCGGCCCGGATCGCACTGTCCCCGGTGCCGTCCGGCGCGGGGACAATGGCCGTTCCGGTCTCGTACGGTGCGACAAGGAGTTTCCTTAAAGACTGTAATTCCCTCATAGGGAAAGATTAACAGATCAATTTCAAGGATCAACAATCTGTATTAATCGTTACAGATCGTTCGCGGCACCGCGCCGGGTTGTCGTTGGGTTGACCGGGGACGGCGTGAAGCTCACGGATGAGGACCTCGCGCGGCTCGACGCCATCCTACCGTACGCCGCCGCGGGGAACCGCATCCGTGACATGAAGCGGGTGAACGCGTAGCGGAACCGTCTGCCGTCCAATTGGGGAAGCTCTGATGAATTGCCGTCGGGCAAGAGGGCGCCATTCACCAGCGCTCGACGCGGTTCTCCCATGGAAGGAAAATTATGAAACGGGCCATGATGGGATTGTTGGTTGTCGTGCTGTTGGCGGTAGGGGTCTGCTACTGGCTGATCTTCGCTCGAGCCTCCAACGGCGGGCTAACCTTCCGGAACAAACTGCTGATTCCCGAACAGCTTTTTGGGACCGTTGTGGAAGGCCGCCGGCAGTTCCACCTGACCGTTGCAGAAGGGACCCGGGAGTTCCTGCCGGGCAAGCAAACACCGACAGCGGGTGTCAACGGCCCGTACCTGGGACCGACGGTGCGACTGCGCCGGGGCGAGGATGTCGATCTGATCGTCCGGAACGGCATGGGTGAAATGACGACCATGCATTGGCACGGAGCGCACGTTCCCGCCCGCATGGACGGCACGCCGCATCAGAAGATTCAGCCCGGCGAAGCGTGGACCGCGAGCTTTGAAGTCGACCAAGAGGCCGCTCCGCTGTGGTACCACCCGCATCCGCATGGCACCACCGGGCGGCATGTCTACCGGGGAATCAGCGGCTTCATGTGGATCGATGACGATAACAGTGATGCGCTGGACCTGCCCAAGACCTACGGCGTCGACGACATTCCGCTCGTGATCCAGGACCGGCTCTTCGATGACGAGGGTGCGTTCCGCTTCGGGCTCAACCAAGGCGCCGTTTACGGCGACACCGTGCTGGTCAACGGAACCTGGAGTCCGTTTCTTGAGGTTGAGTCACGCCGCATTCGGTTCCGACTGTTGAACGGCTCGAACGCGCGCATCTACTACATCGGTTTTGACGACAACCGCGCGTTTCACCAGATCGCCACGGACGGCGGATTCCTCGAGACACCGCTCCAGACCGACCGCGTGGTCCTCGCTCCCGGGGAACGCGCCGAGATACTGGTGGACTTCAGCGACGGTGCCGAGGCGGTGTTGAAGAGCTACCCGGAAGCCGGACTGCTGGAAACGGTCGAGGCGTTTTTCGGGGGTATCGGCAACGGGCACCTGGAGTTGTTGAAGATCGTTCCCCGGCCCGCGAAGCGCGCATCCCACGCACTGCCGGAGCGCCTCAACACCATCGCCCGCATCGATGGCGCACGAGCCGCCAAGACCCGTCCGATGGTGCTGGGAGGGCCGATACAAGGAGCACAGGGAGGACGGTTCGCTGGAGGCGGACCCGGTCCGGGGCCGCCCATCAACGGCAAGATCATGGATATGGGGAGGATCGACGAGGTCGTGCGGCTGGGGGACATCGAGATATGGGAAGTGGACAATCGCGGGGGGCAGGCCCACCCTTTCCACATCCACCTGGTGCAGTTCCAGATTCTCGACCGCAACGGCCAACCGCCCACCGGCGCGGAACTCGGTTGGAAGGACACGGTCCTGGTGCCCGCGGGCGATGTCGTCCGGATCATCATGCCCTTCGATCGATACGCCGATCCGGAAGTGCCCTACATGTACCACTGCCACATCATGGAACATGAGGATAACGGCATGATGGGACAGTTCCTGGTGGTGGAAGACCCGTAGGGACTCGGCAACCGTGCCGGAAGGTAATGCCGGGACGCCCTCGCCTCACCGATGACATTGAACTCGTTGTGTAGACAAATTTAACTTTCAACCCCATAATATCCGGGTGCAGTACCCTCGGATTATCGATGACCGGCTACTCCGGCTCGCGACCCACTTTCCGGCCGTGGTGGTCACCGGTGCGCGGCAGGCGGGCAAGACGACCCTGATGCGCGCCACCTTCCCGGATCATCACTACGTTTCCCTCGATCTCCCCACGACGGCCGATCAGGCCGAGCGCAACCCGGACGCGTTCCTGCACCACCATCCGGCGCCGGTGCTCATCGACGAGGTGCAGTACGCGCCCGGCCTGTTCCGCCACCTGAAGGCGGCTATCGATGAGCGTCGCCATGACATGGGCCGCTACATCCTCACCGGCAGCCAGAACTTCACGCTGATGAAAGGGATCTCGGACAGTCTTGCCGGCCGTTGCGGGATCGTGGAGCTGGAAAACCTGGCGCTGCACGAGATCAACGCAGTGACCCCTCCCGGTGACGACGCGGCCAGCCTCGCCGGTCTGATGGCCCGGGGCCAGTTCCCGGAGTTGTGGCGCGCGCCGGAAGTGCCGGCGGCGGATTTCTTCGCTTCGTATCTGGCCACCTACCTGGAACGCGACGTGCGCCAGATCCTCAACGTGGCGAGCCTCCGGGACTTCGAGCGCTTCGTCCGCGTCCTGGCGGCGCGGTCCGCGGCCATGCTCAACAAGAGCGACGTCGCGCGGGACACCGGCGTGGCGGTGAAGACCATCGGCGAGTGGGTGAGCGTGCTGGAGGCGTCCGGCCAGGTCGTCGTGCTGGAACCCTGGCACGTGAGCTTCGGCAAACGCGTGGTGAAGACGCCGAAGGTCTATTTCCGTGACAGCGGGCTACTGTGCTTTCTGCTGGGGCTCGACGCCTCCACGCTGCTCACGTCGCCGGCCCTGGGCGCCGTATGGGAGACGTTCGTGTTCGCGGAGATGCGCAAGCTGAACGAGGCCGAGTCCGCCCCCGTCAACTTCTGGTACTATCGCGACCAGCGCGGCCAGGAGGTGGACTTCGTGCGCGACGCCGGCGGCGTCCTCGGCTTCATGGAGTGCAAGTGGAGCGAGCGGCCTACCCTGCGCGACGCGCGCGGCCTGCTCCGGGTGAGCGCCGGTCTGGCCGCGTCGAACAGCCCCTGGCGCCCCGGCCCGCACTACGTCATCGGCCGGCCCGCGTCCAGCCATTCCCTCGGTGAGGGCGTGGCCGCCGTGGCGCTGCGCGACCTCCCCGCCATCGTCTCCGGAAACCCGCTTGCCTGACCGCTTGCGCTGGACCGCGTTGCCTCTCCGCGCCCAAAGACGTAGTAATGGCACAGCCCAGTGTCCTGTCCGGTGAATTCGCATGAAACGATGCGGAGGATTTTCCGTCGTCGGCAAGGCGCGTGACCTGTAGGGGCGACCTGCGGTCGCCCCGGCGGGGGGGACCACGCGAGGAAGAACAACGCCGCCGACGCTAAAACAATCCGCAGATTATTGCGCGAATTCACCGGACGGGACACTAAAGGCTGCGGGCTTCAGGCGAACTGAAGGCCGCCAACGAGGAGAATCACTATGCAATACCGCCAATTCGCAACCACCGACTGCCAGGTGTCGCCCATGGGGCTCGGCTGTCTGAGCATGTCCGGGATGTACGGGGCCGGCAACGACGACGAGTCTATCGCCGCCCTGCACCGGGCCTTCGAGCTCGGCATCAACTTCCTGGACACCTCCGCCAGCTACGGCAACGGCCACAACCACGAGCTCATCGGCAAGGCCATCAAGGGCCGGCGCGACCAGGTGGTGATCCACTCCAAGTCCGGCAGCCCCCGGGCCGCGGACGGCACCGGCCTCGACGGCGGCAGTTCGCCCAAGTACCTGGTCCAGACCTGCGAGGAAAGCCTCCAGCGGCTGGGCATCGATTGCCTGGACATGTACTGCATGTCCCGCATCGATCCCGAGGTTCCGGTGGAGGAATCGGTGGGCGGCATGGCGCGTCTCGTGGAACAGGGGAAGGCCCGCTACATCGGCCTGTCCGAGGCCAGCGCCGACTCCATCCGCCGCGCCCGGAAGGTCCACCCCATCGTCTCGCTCCAGATCGAGTACTCGCTCTGGTCCCGGGACCCCGAGCAGGGCAACATCGAGGCCTGCCGCGAGTTCGGCATGGGCCTCATGGCCTACTCGCCCCTGGGCCGCGGCTTCTTCGCCGGCGCCGTTCGCAGCCTGAACGAGTTGGGCGAACGCGACGGCCGCCGCAACCAGCCCCGCCTCCAGCCCGGCAACATCGAGCGCAACCTGGAGCTGCTGGCCCAGGTAGACGAGGTCGCCAGGGACAAGGGCATCACCACCACCCAGCTCGCGCTGGCATGGCTCATGGCCCAGGGCCCGGACATCTTCCCCATCCCCAGCAGCAAGAGCCGCAAGCACCTGGAGGAGAACGTCAAGGCTGTCGAGGTGGAGTTGACGGACGAGGACCTGCGCCGGCTCGACGGCATCCTTCCCTACGGGGCCGCCGCAGGTAACCGGACACGGGACATGAAGCGGGTGAACGTATAGCCTGCCTCGGACCGACCTCCACCTCAGCCCAGCGGCACGTCGAGAAACGCGATGAAGGACGCGAGTCCAACGAGGGTCACGAATGTGGCTCCGGCGTAGTTCATGGTCGTGCGCAGGGCGGCTGCGCGCCGGCTGCTTCCCGACCGTTCCATTAGCTGCATGGCAACCTGCCTGGCGAGAATGGCTCCGACTCCCACCGCGCAGATTGACGACCCGATGCCGAGCGACATCGCGGCCACGAGCAGGAACCCTGGGTAGATCATGTCGTTCGCCACCGCATACAGCATGATCAGAACGGCTCCCGGGCATGGGACCATGCCCGCCGCCAGGGCCACGAGGCCGCCTTCGAGCCTGCCGCCGCGGCCATGGTCGTGGTCGCTACCGTGACCATGGCGGTGTGAACCCTCATGGCCGTGGCTGCGTTCAGGAGCGGCGCCGCCTTCGGGGACCGCACTTCTTGACGTTTGCGCGGCCCGGTACAGCATGTACAGGCCGATGCCGACGATGATGAGAAAGCTCCCGGCACGTACGCCCGGCACTTCGGACAGTCCCATCCC from Deltaproteobacteria bacterium harbors:
- a CDS encoding multicopper oxidase domain-containing protein — its product is MKRAMMGLLVVVLLAVGVCYWLIFARASNGGLTFRNKLLIPEQLFGTVVEGRRQFHLTVAEGTREFLPGKQTPTAGVNGPYLGPTVRLRRGEDVDLIVRNGMGEMTTMHWHGAHVPARMDGTPHQKIQPGEAWTASFEVDQEAAPLWYHPHPHGTTGRHVYRGISGFMWIDDDNSDALDLPKTYGVDDIPLVIQDRLFDDEGAFRFGLNQGAVYGDTVLVNGTWSPFLEVESRRIRFRLLNGSNARIYYIGFDDNRAFHQIATDGGFLETPLQTDRVVLAPGERAEILVDFSDGAEAVLKSYPEAGLLETVEAFFGGIGNGHLELLKIVPRPAKRASHALPERLNTIARIDGARAAKTRPMVLGGPIQGAQGGRFAGGGPGPGPPINGKIMDMGRIDEVVRLGDIEIWEVDNRGGQAHPFHIHLVQFQILDRNGQPPTGAELGWKDTVLVPAGDVVRIIMPFDRYADPEVPYMYHCHIMEHEDNGMMGQFLVVEDP
- a CDS encoding fibronectin type III domain-containing protein → MRELQSLRKLLVAPYETGTAIVPAPDGTGDSAIRAAGTHIPNGNACLVRASVAVFLFLLAVLAEALPVQAQRTVPTAPQSVSATSLNTQVRLRWAGPRDHGGFDLLRYEVRHAQGESVPDNAPWTPVPVSLGTTRRTHAVTYIVHLPINVLHTFEVRAVNTHGAGPAVEIQVTPGVPVAPLYLSATAGNRQVTLEWQAPTVNGGSAVLRYEVRRALGRTVTDPLWGPLDSCWPHGSGCDAILNRRWPQWIPVGLATTHTVRNLSDGKLHTFEVRAVNARGAGPAARVRATPLATVPTAPRDVSATPGDGMVTVTMEPPEDDGGSFAHLEWRHGKLSGRGLHENVPWVWAAFFRRTGMTVPLRFLHNGRPYLIEMRAVNDRGAGPVVRVLAIPGMPTPLRDVRLTPGNRQVTQTWKAPVANGGFALSHYEVRHGQGSSLVNVPWKSVGLATEHTVTDLVSETLYAFEVRPVNTRGPGVTSHRKWRTGKAAPAAPQTVSATSRNAQVTLRWAGPRDHGGFELLRYEVRHAQ
- a CDS encoding ATP-binding protein; its protein translation is MQYPRIIDDRLLRLATHFPAVVVTGARQAGKTTLMRATFPDHHYVSLDLPTTADQAERNPDAFLHHHPAPVLIDEVQYAPGLFRHLKAAIDERRHDMGRYILTGSQNFTLMKGISDSLAGRCGIVELENLALHEINAVTPPGDDAASLAGLMARGQFPELWRAPEVPAADFFASYLATYLERDVRQILNVASLRDFERFVRVLAARSAAMLNKSDVARDTGVAVKTIGEWVSVLEASGQVVVLEPWHVSFGKRVVKTPKVYFRDSGLLCFLLGLDASTLLTSPALGAVWETFVFAEMRKLNEAESAPVNFWYYRDQRGQEVDFVRDAGGVLGFMECKWSERPTLRDARGLLRVSAGLAASNSPWRPGPHYVIGRPASSHSLGEGVAAVALRDLPAIVSGNPLA
- a CDS encoding aldo/keto reductase, which translates into the protein MQYRQFATTDCQVSPMGLGCLSMSGMYGAGNDDESIAALHRAFELGINFLDTSASYGNGHNHELIGKAIKGRRDQVVIHSKSGSPRAADGTGLDGGSSPKYLVQTCEESLQRLGIDCLDMYCMSRIDPEVPVEESVGGMARLVEQGKARYIGLSEASADSIRRARKVHPIVSLQIEYSLWSRDPEQGNIEACREFGMGLMAYSPLGRGFFAGAVRSLNELGERDGRRNQPRLQPGNIERNLELLAQVDEVARDKGITTTQLALAWLMAQGPDIFPIPSSKSRKHLEENVKAVEVELTDEDLRRLDGILPYGAAAGNRTRDMKRVNV